In Chitinophagaceae bacterium, one genomic interval encodes:
- the rfbC gene encoding dTDP-4-dehydrorhamnose 3,5-epimerase produces MEVFETGFEGLFELKPTVFEDSRGYFYESYNQQVFDEKCSATRFVQDNQSKSGKGVLRGLHFQIYPYAQAKLVRVLSGEVLDVVVDLRKDQKTYGKSYKTKLSQENKRQLFIPRGFAHGFLVLSESAEFFYKCDNFYSKSHERGIIYNDKALEIDWLMSEEELLISPKDLELPAFKDLSPENLKF; encoded by the coding sequence ATGGAAGTATTTGAAACGGGCTTTGAAGGTCTGTTTGAGTTAAAGCCAACAGTTTTTGAAGACAGCCGCGGTTACTTTTACGAATCGTATAATCAGCAGGTTTTTGATGAAAAGTGTTCTGCAACAAGATTTGTACAGGATAATCAATCAAAATCGGGAAAAGGAGTGCTTCGCGGACTTCATTTTCAGATATATCCATATGCTCAGGCAAAATTAGTGAGGGTACTTTCAGGAGAAGTGTTAGATGTGGTGGTTGATTTAAGGAAAGATCAAAAGACCTATGGAAAATCATATAAAACTAAGCTGAGTCAGGAAAATAAAAGACAATTATTTATTCCGAGAGGCTTTGCACATGGATTTCTTGTTTTAAGCGAAAGCGCTGAATTTTTTTATAAGTGTGATAATTTTTATTCAAAAAGTCATGAGCGGGGCATTATCTATAATGATAAGGCATTGGAAATTGATTGGCTCATGAGTGAAGAGGAATTGTTAATTTCACCAAAAGATTTAGAATTGCCGGCTTTTAAAGACCTCAGCCCCGAAAATTTGAAGTTTTAA
- the rfbD gene encoding dTDP-4-dehydrorhamnose reductase produces MSEKKHIIVTGAGGQLASEIQFLSGKQTNLRFTFLPFEQLDITNDAHLEELFQNAKDWDVIINTAAYTAVDKAEEETEKASMVNAQAMEKIGRLCHLNKKYIIHISTDFVFDGRLSRPYVESDEANPINVYGKTKRTGEINLLASNENSLIFRTSWLYSTYGKNFFKTMRFLGESKSELKVVSDQVGTPTYALDLADFILHVLQNELYLTNKGIFHFSNEGVASWYDFAWQIMKMSGLNCKVLPINSIEYPTPAARPNYSVLDKSNLKKKFNYLIPHWQESLLECIKKSGNDIAK; encoded by the coding sequence ATGTCTGAAAAGAAACACATAATCGTAACAGGTGCGGGTGGGCAATTAGCCTCTGAAATTCAATTTCTTTCCGGCAAACAAACGAATCTTCGATTTACTTTCCTGCCTTTTGAGCAACTCGATATCACTAATGATGCTCATCTGGAAGAGCTTTTTCAAAATGCCAAAGACTGGGATGTTATTATTAATACAGCGGCTTATACGGCTGTAGATAAAGCTGAAGAAGAAACAGAAAAAGCATCAATGGTAAATGCTCAGGCAATGGAAAAAATTGGCAGGCTTTGCCATTTGAACAAAAAGTATATCATACATATTTCAACTGATTTTGTATTTGACGGGCGCTTATCAAGACCTTATGTTGAAAGTGATGAAGCAAATCCAATCAATGTTTACGGAAAAACCAAAAGAACCGGAGAAATAAATCTACTGGCCTCAAATGAAAATAGCCTCATATTTAGAACATCCTGGCTGTATTCAACCTATGGAAAGAATTTTTTTAAAACCATGCGATTTTTGGGAGAGAGTAAAAGCGAGTTAAAAGTAGTTTCCGATCAGGTAGGTACACCCACTTATGCATTGGATTTGGCAGACTTTATTTTACATGTTTTACAAAATGAATTGTATTTAACTAATAAAGGAATTTTTCATTTTAGCAATGAGGGAGTAGCCAGCTGGTATGACTTTGCCTGGCAGATAATGAAAATGTCCGGACTGAACTGCAAAGTTTTACCCATTAATTCAATTGAGTATCCTACACCGGCAGCCAGACCGAATTATAGTGTTTTAGATAAATCTAATCTTAAGAAAAAGTTTAATTATTTAATTCCACACTGGCAGGAAAGTCTGCTTGAGTGTATTAAAAAATCCGGAAATGACATCGCTAAATAA